The proteins below come from a single Ovis aries strain OAR_USU_Benz2616 breed Rambouillet chromosome 18, ARS-UI_Ramb_v3.0, whole genome shotgun sequence genomic window:
- the LOC101107261 gene encoding mast cell protease 2 precursor (The RefSeq protein has 2 substitutions compared to this genomic sequence) yields the protein MEMVXTGEIIGGTESKPHSCPYMAYLEIVTSREKQVACGGFLIRRDFVLMAAHCAGRSVTVTLGAHNIQKKEDTWQRLEVIKQFPYPKYEPVGLHDIMLLKLKEKANLTLAVGTLPLPSPVTFMCPGRMCQVAGWGRTGVKEPASSTLQEVKLRLMEPRACRHFPAFDHNLQLCVGNPQTQNLRLRETQGALFCVLRWPRALSPMDCPVQSPRPSSPGSPLTGPGSMRS from the exons ATGGAGATGGTGGAGACAG GGGAGATCATCGGGGGCACAGAGAGCAAGCCACACTCCTGTCCCTACATGGCCTACCTGGAAATTGTCACCTCACGGGAGAAGCAGGTGGCTTGTGGTGGTTTCCTGATAAGAAGGGACTTTGTGCTGATGGCTGCGCACTGTGCAGGAAG GTCTGTAACAGTCACCCTCGGTGCCCATAacatacaaaagaaagaagacacatGGCAGAGGCTTGAGGTCATAAAACAGTTTCCTTACCCAAAATATGAGCCTGTTGGTCTCCACGACATCATGTTACTGAAG TTGAAGGAGAAAGCCAACCTGACCCTGGCCGTGGGGACACTCCCCCTTCCATCCCCTGTCACCTTCATGTGTCCCGGGAGAATGTGCCAGGTGGCTGGCTGGGGAAGAACAGGTGTGAAGGAACCAGCCTCCAGCACTCTGCAAGAGGTGAAGCTGAGACTCATGGAGCCCCGGGCCTGCCGCCACTTCCCTGCTTTTGACCACAATCTCCAGCTGTGTGTGGGCAATCCCCAGACACAAAATCTGCATTTAAG GGAGACTCAGGGGGCCCTCTTTTGTGTGCTGCGGTGGCCCAGGGCATTGTCTCCTATGGACTGTCCAGTGCAAAGCCCCCGGCCGTCTTCACCTGGATCTCCCCTTACCGGCCCTGGATCGATGAGGTCCTAA
- the LOC101113741 gene encoding granzyme H-like, which translates to MQLPLHLMAFLLPPGLGHEIIGGHEAKPHSHPYMALVQYLGENGWKRCGGVLIQKDFVLTVAHCRGSSINVTLGAHNIKQQERTQQVIWVRRAIRHPDYNPKNFSNDIILLQLERKAKQTSAVKPLSLPKAKARVKPGQVCSVAGWGQVALGTPATTLQEAELTVQEDRVCESLYPRHYSRATQKCVGDPRKVKTGFKGDSGGPLVCKKVVHGIFFYGKANGKPPGIFTQVSHFLPWIKRTMKQL; encoded by the exons ATGCAGCTACCCCTGCACCTGATGGCCTTTCTTCTGCCTCCCGGGCTGGGACAC GAGATCATTGGGGGCCATGAGGCCaagccccactcccacccctacaTGGCTTTGGTTCAGTATCTGGGTGAGAATGGTTGGAAGAGGTGTGGCGGTGTTCTCATACAAAAGGACTTTGTTCTGACGGTTGCTCACTGCAGAGGAAG CTCAATCAACGTCACCCTGGGGGCCCACAACATTAAACAACAGGAGAGGACCCAGCAGGTCATCTGGGTGAGGAGGGCCATCCGCCACCCAGACTATAATCCTAAGAACTTCTCCAACGACATCATATTACTGCAG CTGGAAAGAAAGGCCAAGCAGACGTCAGCTGTGAAGCCCCTTAGTCTGCCCAAGGCCAAGGCCCGGGTGAAGCCAGGACAGGTGTGCAGCGTGGCCGGCTGGGGGCAGGTGGCCCTGGGCACTCCAGCCACCACGCTGCAGGAGGCAGAGCTGACGGTGCAGGAGGATCGGGTGTGCGAATCCCTCTACCCCAGGCACTACAGCCGGGCCACCCAGAAATGTGTCGGGGACCCAAGGAAGGTGAAGACCGGCTTCAAG GGTGACTCCGGTGGACCCCTCGTGTGTAAAAAAGTGGTCCATGGTATTTTCTTCTATGGAAAGGCAAATGGGAAACCTCCAGGAATCTTCACCCAGGTCTCACACTTCCTGCCCTGGATAAAGAGAACAATGAAGCAGCTCTAA